In Streptomyces sp. NBC_01707, a genomic segment contains:
- a CDS encoding helix-hairpin-helix domain-containing protein: MWLQLRCGLEPRTLAALTVVLVAAAVFAVVHFWSARPQSVRAPDPVSEAAHAPESALGTDRGVDRAGTPDPSPGPPPTGGPGGRIVVDVSGKVRRPGIYPLASGARVADALRAAGGVRTGVDLAGLNRARVLMDGEQVVVGAPPGPQAFGATGGAAAAGGAAGAGAGPVTGPVSLNSATVEQLDTLPGVGPVLARHIVDYRTQHGGFRSVGELREVNGIGDRRFADLQPLVRP; this comes from the coding sequence CTGGTCGCTGCCGCGGTCTTCGCCGTCGTCCACTTCTGGTCCGCACGTCCGCAGTCCGTCCGCGCCCCCGATCCGGTCAGCGAGGCCGCGCATGCCCCGGAATCGGCCCTGGGCACGGATCGGGGCGTGGATCGGGCCGGCACTCCGGATCCGTCCCCCGGACCGCCGCCCACCGGAGGACCGGGCGGACGGATCGTCGTCGATGTGAGCGGCAAGGTACGGCGGCCGGGCATCTACCCCTTGGCGTCCGGTGCCCGGGTCGCCGACGCCCTGCGGGCGGCGGGCGGAGTCCGGACCGGCGTGGATCTCGCCGGGCTCAACCGGGCGCGGGTGCTCATGGACGGGGAGCAGGTCGTGGTGGGCGCGCCACCCGGACCGCAGGCCTTCGGCGCCACAGGAGGAGCCGCCGCGGCAGGGGGTGCCGCGGGCGCCGGTGCCGGCCCCGTGACGGGGCCGGTCAGCCTCAACAGCGCGACGGTGGAACAGCTGGACACCCTGCCCGGGGTCGGCCCTGTTCTCGCCCGGCACATCGTCGACTACCGCACGCAGCACGGCGGCTTCCGGTCCGTCGGCGAACTCCGCGAGGTCAACGGGATCGGCGACCGCCGGTTCGCCGATCTCCAACCGCTGGTACGGCCATGA
- a CDS encoding ComEC/Rec2 family competence protein, with the protein MSPTEDPRPEDRPDVHPDIHEDVHTVSGRRLGVSDPQQDGPVDLRLVPPALSTWAAAALAVGAPGRWTAVGTVVCLVAGLALLVVSRTAARGTSARPAGERDTRDGGRSAVRRRRLHATAAAAALLCAAAGATAAGLHSAYLRQQPIHGLAQRFAKVEAEVTVTSDARQTRTQVRGDHSTPVALLLDAEITRLTAPDGAATRLRVPVLVIVSPDRSPERWQRLLPSTRLRLSGHLSPPLHSGERNAAVLRPDGNGPPRVIGPPTLLQHAAGGLRAGLRTATDGLEPDARALLPGLVVGDTSRVTPELHDVFQAADLTHLMAVSGANLAILLVLLIGPPGTALRVERRGLAPRLGLSLRMTALLGGGLTLAFVLVCRPEPSVLRAAACGLITLLAIGTGRRRSLIPALAAAVLLLVLYDPWLARSYGFVLSVLATGALLTVAPSWSAALRRRRVPPRLAEALGAAAAAQAVCAPVVVLLASRVSLVAIPCNLLAEFAVAPATVLGFAALALAPVAMPVAQLLARIAGWPAGWIASVARTGAAFPGAEIDWPDGRQGALLLAVLTALTVLSARRIARHPWVCSAAALLLILAVLRPVPLTRVLTGWPPPDWVFAMCDVGQGDAMVLAAGPGEGVVVDTGPDPRLADRCLHDLGVTRVPLLLLTHFHADHVRGLPGVLRGRAVGAIQTTGLDEPPEQAAFVRGTAAAARVPLMRAAPGERRRIGPLDWRVLWPVGGATAVPEPEEPNDASVTLFVRTGGLTLLLLGDLEPPAQQGLLRQYPALPRVDVLKVAHHGSAHQDPALLRSAHPRLALVSVGKDNPYGHPAARTVEALRAGGAVVLRTDLDGAIAVTGSGPGLRAVGRS; encoded by the coding sequence ATGAGCCCCACGGAGGACCCGCGACCGGAGGACCGTCCGGACGTCCACCCGGACATCCATGAGGACGTCCATACGGTCTCGGGTCGGCGGCTGGGTGTCTCCGACCCGCAGCAGGACGGCCCGGTCGATCTGCGGCTCGTCCCGCCCGCACTGTCGACCTGGGCAGCCGCGGCCCTCGCCGTGGGGGCGCCGGGGCGCTGGACGGCCGTGGGGACAGTGGTCTGTCTCGTCGCGGGTCTGGCGCTCCTGGTTGTGTCACGGACGGCTGCCCGGGGCACGAGCGCCCGGCCGGCCGGCGAGAGGGACACGCGGGACGGCGGGCGAAGCGCCGTACGGAGACGGCGACTGCACGCGACCGCGGCCGCAGCCGCTCTGCTGTGCGCGGCGGCCGGAGCGACGGCCGCCGGACTGCACAGCGCCTACCTGCGGCAGCAGCCGATTCATGGTCTCGCGCAGCGCTTCGCGAAGGTCGAGGCGGAGGTGACCGTCACGTCCGACGCACGCCAGACCCGGACCCAGGTCCGTGGCGACCACAGCACCCCGGTCGCGCTTCTCCTGGACGCCGAGATCACCCGGCTGACGGCGCCCGACGGTGCCGCCACCCGGCTCCGTGTCCCGGTGCTGGTGATCGTGTCCCCTGACCGTTCGCCGGAGCGGTGGCAGCGGCTGCTGCCCTCCACGCGGCTGCGCCTGAGCGGCCATCTCTCGCCGCCTCTGCACAGCGGGGAGCGCAACGCCGCCGTCCTGCGGCCGGACGGCAACGGCCCGCCCCGCGTCATCGGGCCTCCCACCCTTCTCCAGCACGCGGCGGGTGGTCTGCGCGCCGGGCTGCGCACGGCGACCGACGGGCTGGAGCCGGATGCGCGTGCGCTGTTGCCGGGGCTGGTCGTCGGCGACACCTCACGGGTCACCCCCGAACTGCACGATGTGTTCCAGGCGGCGGATCTCACCCACCTGATGGCGGTCTCCGGCGCCAATCTGGCGATTCTGCTCGTGCTGCTCATCGGGCCGCCCGGCACCGCGCTTCGGGTCGAACGCCGTGGTCTGGCACCTCGGTTGGGTCTGTCGCTGCGGATGACCGCGCTGCTCGGCGGGGGACTCACCCTCGCCTTCGTCCTCGTCTGCCGGCCGGAGCCGAGCGTGCTGCGGGCCGCCGCCTGCGGCCTGATCACGCTGCTGGCGATCGGCACGGGGCGCCGCCGGTCGTTGATTCCCGCACTGGCGGCCGCCGTTCTGCTTCTCGTGCTGTACGACCCGTGGCTGGCACGTAGTTATGGCTTCGTGCTCTCCGTCCTGGCCACCGGGGCTCTGCTCACCGTCGCGCCGTCATGGAGTGCCGCGCTGCGGCGGCGCAGGGTGCCGCCCCGGCTCGCGGAGGCGCTGGGTGCCGCTGCCGCGGCGCAGGCGGTGTGCGCGCCGGTCGTCGTGTTGCTGGCCTCGCGGGTCAGCCTGGTGGCGATTCCGTGCAATCTGCTGGCCGAGTTCGCGGTGGCGCCGGCCACCGTCCTCGGGTTCGCCGCACTCGCCCTGGCGCCCGTGGCCATGCCGGTGGCCCAGCTGCTGGCGAGGATCGCGGGGTGGCCGGCCGGGTGGATCGCCTCCGTGGCCCGCACCGGAGCGGCCTTCCCCGGGGCGGAGATCGACTGGCCCGACGGCCGGCAGGGAGCGTTGCTGCTCGCCGTCCTCACGGCGCTCACGGTGCTGTCCGCCCGCCGTATCGCGCGCCACCCCTGGGTGTGTTCGGCCGCGGCGCTGCTGTTGATCCTCGCGGTGCTGCGGCCGGTGCCGCTGACCCGGGTGCTGACGGGGTGGCCACCGCCTGACTGGGTGTTCGCGATGTGCGACGTGGGCCAGGGGGACGCCATGGTGCTGGCGGCAGGACCCGGCGAAGGCGTGGTCGTCGACACCGGACCTGATCCGCGGCTCGCCGACCGATGCCTGCACGACCTGGGCGTCACCCGGGTACCACTGCTGCTGCTCACGCACTTCCACGCGGATCATGTCCGGGGCCTGCCCGGCGTGCTGCGGGGCAGAGCGGTGGGCGCGATCCAGACGACGGGCCTGGACGAACCGCCGGAACAGGCCGCGTTCGTACGCGGAACGGCCGCCGCCGCACGGGTCCCTCTGATGCGGGCTGCCCCGGGAGAGCGGCGCCGCATCGGTCCGCTCGACTGGCGGGTCCTGTGGCCCGTCGGCGGTGCGACAGCGGTTCCCGAACCGGAGGAGCCCAACGACGCCAGTGTCACGCTGTTCGTCCGGACCGGCGGACTGACCCTGTTGCTCCTCGGAGATCTCGAACCACCGGCCCAGCAGGGGTTGTTGCGCCAGTACCCGGCGCTGCCGCGGGTGGACGTCCTCAAGGTCGCCCATCACGGTTCCGCCCACCAGGACCCCGCGTTGCTGCGCAGTGCTCACCCGCGACTCGCGCTGGTGAGCGTGGGCAAGGACAACCCGTACGGGCATCCGGCGGCCCGTACCGTCGAGGCGCTCAGGGCCGGCGGAGCGGTGGTGCTCCGCACGGACCTGGACGGCGCGATCGCGGTGACGGGTTCCGGGCCGGGGCTGCGGGCGGTCGGACGCTCATGA